In Deltaproteobacteria bacterium, the DNA window GACCCGAACCCGGAAGCTGCGGCGGGCCTTTGTGGAAAACCGTTACAAGGACATCGTCCGGGCCTTATATGAAGATACCAACACGGTCCATATGGATACCACCATTACCTATGAGGACGGCCGGGTGGTCCACATCAAAACCGATCTCCATATCCGGAAAATACCCATTGAGGAGGGGAAATAAGATGCAGCTCTTTATTCAGGTCATTATTACCGGCATTCTGATGGGGGGAATTTATGCCCTGGTGGCTCTGGGCTGGACCCTGATCTACAAGTGTTCCGGGGTCCTCAATCTGGCCATGGGCGAACTGACTTTGATCGGGGCCTATGTGAGCCTGACCTTTTATCTCTGGGGGGTCCCCTTCATCTTGGCCCTTCTTTTTACGGTCATCATCGGTTTTATCCTGGGACTCCTCACCGAGCGGGTCTTCTTGGACAAGCTGATCGGAGAACCGGTCCTGACGGTCATCATGGTCACCGTGGGGTTGTCCTTTTTCTTCCGGGGGGTCGTCGAATTCCTGTTCGGGACCGACACGGTCATCTTTGATCCCCCAGTTTTCCCTATGGAGCCCATTGATATCGGAGGGATCATCATCGGCCAGGTTTACCTCTGGAGCTTTGTGGCCGCCATCGCCTTGCTTCTGATCTTCGTGGCCTTTTTCCAATACACCCGCTGGGGCCTGGCCATGCAGGCCACGGCCGATGACGAAATGGCCGCCCTTTCTCTTGGGGTCAGTGCCCGGTTTGTCTATGCTACGGCCTGGGGCATTGCCTTTATCGCCGCCGGCGTGGGCGGGGCCTTGTTGGGTAATATCAATGGACTGAATATTTCGGTCGGCTACCTGGGCCTGTTGGTCTTGCCGGCCGTGGTGTTGGGCGGGTTGAATTCCGTCCCCGGGGCCATCGTCGGCGGTCTCATCATCGGGGTTCTGCAGAACCTGAGCGGCGCCTATCTGGACCGCTTCACCCCCGGAGGGGTCAAGGAAATCGCTCCTTTTATCTTTATGGTCATCCTTTTATTATATAAACCCTATGGACTCTGGGGTTGGGAAAGAATAGAAAGGGTATAAGCCATGTCCTACTTGCCTTGCGGGGTTTACCACGAATACTACCGGCAGGACCATGCCTGGTGGCAGACACGGTTTGTCATCGGCAAGATGATTTTCCTGGGAATTTTTCTTTTTTATATCCTTCCCTACTGGGGGGGCCTCTATTGGATCGGGGTGGCCAATCTGGTGGCCTATACCGTCATGGGGGCCTTGGGGGTGCAGCTTTTGATCGGCTATTGCGGCCAGGTGACCCTCGGGCATTCGGCCTTTATCGCCGTCGGGGCCTATACCGCCACTCTGCTTATGCTGCAACTGAATCTGCCTTATCTGTTAAGCATGTTCATCGGCGGTATCGTGGCCGGGCTCTGGGCCGTTCTCTTTGGATTGCCTTCGGCCAAGGTCAAGGGATTTTATCTGATCATGACCTCCCTGGCGGCCCAGTTCGTCACCGTGGATTTTATTCTGACTCAATATGTCAGTCAGATCGGCGGCCGGGGCCAGGCCTTTTCCCTGCCTCCGGGGACCATCACCATCGGACCTCTGGTCATAGACGATGACACCAAGGTCTACTTTCTCGGGGTGGTCCTGACAATTGTCCTGACCATGGGGCTGGTCAATCTGCTTCGTTCCAAGGTCGGACGGGCCTGGATCGCCATTCGGGATAATGATATCGCCGCTGAAACCATGGGGATCAATATCGTTGTCTATAAATTGATGGCCTTTTTCGTGGCCGGATTTATCGGGGGGATCGCCGGGGCCTTTTGGGTCAGCAATCTGTCGGCCTTAAGCCCGGAACATTTTCAATGGTTCTGGTCCCTCTGGCTGGTGGGGGTGATCCTGATCGGCGGGGTGGGCAGCATTTACGGAACCATCTTCGGTTCCCTGTTTATGGTCCTGATCCTGGAAGGCTTGAAATTTGCCATCATTCCCCTGACCCCGATCTATCCCCAGTTAGCGATGAAATTTTTATTCCTGAAGGAAGCCACCTTTGGACTGGCTATTTGTCTGTTTTTAATATATGAACCCAATGGATTGGCTTATCGCTGGTGGCAGATCAAAAATTATTTCAATTTATGGCCTTTTTCGTATTAAAGCCTCATGACCCGGTGGGGAACCACGAAGCATGAAAATATTACATTAACGTGGAGTTAGCTCGTCATTCCGGCGAAAGCCGGAATCCAGGTTAAAGAAAGCACCTAAAGCCCTGGATGCCGGATCAGGTCCGGCATGACGGAGAACTAACAAGCCTGGAGGTTAATCCAGATCTATTTTCGAACTAAAGCTTCATGGCCAGGGGACACCACGAATCATGAAAATATTTTTTAGGGCTATGGGCTATGGGCGAGGGGCAAGGGTTTCACACTTGAAACTTGAAATTTTTTCTTCAACTGACCCCCGATCCCTGAACCCTGAAAGCTATTAAAGGTTTGGTTTTAAATTCCGAAATCCGAAATCGGTATAGGAGGTGATCACCGTACCTGACGACCGTCCAGGAACTTTCCTAAACTTTTTTTTAATAACAAACGAAGGAGGATGCAATGATGAGAAAAAAAACGTTTTTCTGGGTAACTGCTTTATTGATATCTTTTTTAGGAGCCTCCGGACTGCTTTGGGCGGCACCGGCAGAGATCAAGGTCGGTTCCATCAATGATATGACCGGAGCCACCTCGGATGTCGGGAAAGACTATGCCCTGGGTATAGCCGAGGCTATTGCCTATGTAAACGATACGGGCGGAATCAACGGCAAAAAAGTAAAACTTTTCCAATATGACTATGGTTATCGGATCCCGGAGGCGGTTACCACCTACAAGCGGTTCCGTGACTTCGACAAGGTCGTTGCGGTTTTAGGCTGGGGCACCGGAGACACGGAGGCCCTTTCTCCGACCGTCACCAAAGATAAAATGCCCTATGTGTCGGCTTCCTATTCAGCCCATTTGACCGACCCCAAAAAGACACCCTATAACCTCTTTTTTGCTTCCGACTATTCAACCAATGCCCGCAGCGCCATTACGGCCTGGTTCGATCATGTCTGGAAGAAAGATCCCAAGTATAAGGATCGAAGAGACAAAGGCGAAAAACCCCGTTTTCTCTGTTTTTATGCCTTCCCCACCCCTTATGCCAGCGCTCCCATCAAGGCCATCAAGGATCAGGCCACCCTCTTAGGCTTTGAAGTCGGCCCGGATCAGGATGTCTCCTTAACCGCTCTGGATACCAAGAGCCAGGTCCTCGGGGCCAAGCAGTTTAAACCGGATCTGGTCTGGCACGGCAATACCACCATGTCCGTGGCCACGGCCCTGCGTGATGCCTATTCCCTGGGCCTGGGGGCCAGTCATATCGTCAACAACTGGGGGTTTGATGAAAACCTGCCCCGTCTGGCCGGACCGGCCGGTGAAGGGGTCATGGGCGCGGCGGTCTGTGCTTTCTTTGGCGGCAAGGCACCCATGATGGATAAAATAGTAGCTTATGCCAAAAAGATGAACCCCGGTGTTCCGGCCGCTAAAAGACTGATCCGAACGGTCCAGGCCTGGGGGGATGTGCTCCTGCTGGCCGACGCTATGAAGGTGGCCGACAAACAGGGCAAGTTAACCGGCGAAGGCATCATGAAGGCCATGGAAACCTTTAAAAACAAGGACCTGGGTGTGGGATCCTCACCGGTCAGCTTCACCCCCACCGACCATCGGGCCGCCACGGGAACCCCCATTTTTAGAATCGAAAAAGGTAAATTCGTTCTGGTCGAAACCATTGATTTAAAGAAACGCTGGCCGGATAAATGGGAAAAGGAATGGCTGGGCTGGTAAGGTTGACTGGCTGATCGCTGAACGCTGAATGCTGACAAGGAGGTAAGATCGTTGGCAGAGGAACCGATTCTCAAGATCAATAGTGTGGAAGTGAAGTACCATGAGGTCATTTTAGTCCTTAAGGGGGTCTCTATCGAAGTCCCCCAGGGGGGGATTGTAGCCCTCCTGGGGGCTAACGGGGCCGGGAAAAGTACCACCTTGAAGGCCATCTCCGGTCTGCTTAAACATGAGGATGGGAAGGTAACGGACGGCAACATCATGTTCATGGGAGAACGGGTCGATAAAAAAAACGCCGAGGAGATTGCCAAAGCCGGTATTGTTCAGGTCATTGAAGGTCGCCGGGTCTTTGAACATCTGACGGTCGAGCAGAACCTGATCGTCGGGGCCCATCTGCGTCGGGACCGGGGGGCGGTGAGAGAAGGGCTGGAAATGGTCTACCATTATTTCCCCCGTCTCAAAGAGAAACGCAGTGAAACCGCTGGCTTCATCAGCGGAGGGGAACAGCAGATGACCGTTGTGGGCCGGGCCTTGATGGCCAACCCCAAGCTGATGCTTTTAGATGAACCCTCTATGGGCCTGGCCCCTATGCTCATCAAGGAGATCTTTAATATCATTACCCGGCTTCACGAGGAATCCCATATCTCCATCCTCTTGGTAGAACAGAATGCCAAATTGGCCTTAAGCGTGGCTCCTCATGCCTATGTCATGGAAAACGGCCGGATCGTTATGGACGATACGGCCGAGAGACTTTCTGAAAACCCGGACATCAAGGACTTCTACCTGGGTCTTACCGATCTGGGAACCCGGAAAAGTTTCAAAGAGGTCAAACATTATAAACGCCGAAAACGTTGGTTAACCTAAGGGAGGGTCTTATGAAAAAATATAGTATAGCCTTACTGTTACTGATCGGTATCCTGAGCTTGATTGCCTTGCCTTGTCTGGCAGCGGAAGAAAAGGCTGCCGCCCCGGAAAAACCCGCAGCCAAAGCGGCTATGGGCAAGGGAAAGGCCATGAAAATGGCTGCTGCCAAGGCCCCGGTGGTTAAATTGGAACGGGTTGAAATCGCCAACTATTGGGGCTACTATTTAGATGGGATTTTGGATAAGGAAGGAAAATTATTGGCCGGGAGGAGAGGGGCACCCATGGTCCTTTCCTTTGTCTATTCTATCCAAAACCCCAATAACTTTAAAATCATGCTGGACGATCTGAAATTTACCGTCGCCTTTGAAGGATTTGAACTCAATACCCTGACTTTCTTTGACGACAACTATATTCCAGCCAAGACCACCGATCATATGAGATTCAATGGGACCTTTGATTACAATACGGCCAATCTGGCCTTACTGGTCACCAGTGGACACCGACTCCAGGAGATGAATGTCAAGTCTGGTGAGCTGTTGAAAAAATGGTGGGAAGGAATCGCCGATTTCAATTTTCCCATTACGGTCAACGGCACCGCCAATTTTGTCGGCCCCGATGGGAAAATGATTATCGTCCCCTTTGAAGCCACTTTTCCTGAAAAGTAATAGACCCTGATGATGAGGGAAAAAGGGGCCGGTAGGATGAAGACGACCGGCCCTTTTTTTTTAGTTCGAAAATAAACTTTGGGGGTCGGGGGCCAGGGGTCGGGGGTCTGGGAAATCCCATTGCCTATCAGCCATTTCAATTTCATTTTTACGCTTCGTGGTCCCCTCTTGGAAATAACGTTCGGAGTCAGTTATAGGGTTTTTCTTAACCCCCAATCCCTGACCCCTGTTCCCTGACCCCATTTTCATCCTTCGTCGGTGCCCTGCCCCAGCGGAGACTGAGGGCTTAGTACGAAAACAGAACTATTGCCGGAACCCCAAGGGGAGGAATGATGATTGATAAAAAGGATCGCTACTCGGGCTTTTTTTCCAAATTAGAAACCATGACGGCTTCGGAAAGACGTCAATTCCAAAACAGGAAATTAAAGCAAATCATCGCCTATGCTTATGAGAAGGCCCCGGCGATCAAAAAAAAATTAGACAAAGCCAAGGTAACGCCCGGAGCAATCAAGACCGTCAAAGATCTGGAGAAACTGCCCATCACCGAGAAGGCCGATCTGGTGGCCCTGCAAAAGAAGAATCCCCCTTTCGGAGGCCTTAACGGGGTGCCGCCTGAAAAACTCCGCCGCATTTTTGTTTCCCCAGGGCCTATTTATGAACCGGGAGAAATGGTTTATGAAGATACCCGCTGGGCCCAAGGGTTATACGCCGGAGGATTCAGGGCCGGAGACATCTGCCAGATTACTTTTAATTTTCAACTGGTCCCCTTTGCCTTTATGCTGGATTCCTCCCTGAAGCTCTTAGGCTGCCGCACCATTCCGGCCGGGGTGGGGAATACGGAACTCCAGGTCCAGATTATGAAAGACTTAAAGGTAACCGGATTTTTGGGAACCCCCAGCTTTCTCTTTTCGGCTATCCAGAAGGCCAAGGAGATGGGGCTTAACCCTAAAAAGGACCTGGCCTTAAAAGCGGCTTTTGTGGCGGCCGAGATGCTGCCCGAATCCATGCGGGACAGCCTGGAATCGGAACTGGGCCTCCTGATCCGGCAGAGTTACGGCACAGCCGATATCGGCTGTCTGGGCTTCGAGTGTGTTGAAAAAAACGGGATGCATTTCCCGGATGATTGT includes these proteins:
- a CDS encoding branched-chain amino acid ABC transporter permease, which gives rise to MQLFIQVIITGILMGGIYALVALGWTLIYKCSGVLNLAMGELTLIGAYVSLTFYLWGVPFILALLFTVIIGFILGLLTERVFLDKLIGEPVLTVIMVTVGLSFFFRGVVEFLFGTDTVIFDPPVFPMEPIDIGGIIIGQVYLWSFVAAIALLLIFVAFFQYTRWGLAMQATADDEMAALSLGVSARFVYATAWGIAFIAAGVGGALLGNINGLNISVGYLGLLVLPAVVLGGLNSVPGAIVGGLIIGVLQNLSGAYLDRFTPGGVKEIAPFIFMVILLLYKPYGLWGWERIERV
- a CDS encoding branched-chain amino acid ABC transporter permease, with translation MSYLPCGVYHEYYRQDHAWWQTRFVIGKMIFLGIFLFYILPYWGGLYWIGVANLVAYTVMGALGVQLLIGYCGQVTLGHSAFIAVGAYTATLLMLQLNLPYLLSMFIGGIVAGLWAVLFGLPSAKVKGFYLIMTSLAAQFVTVDFILTQYVSQIGGRGQAFSLPPGTITIGPLVIDDDTKVYFLGVVLTIVLTMGLVNLLRSKVGRAWIAIRDNDIAAETMGINIVVYKLMAFFVAGFIGGIAGAFWVSNLSALSPEHFQWFWSLWLVGVILIGGVGSIYGTIFGSLFMVLILEGLKFAIIPLTPIYPQLAMKFLFLKEATFGLAICLFLIYEPNGLAYRWWQIKNYFNLWPFSY
- a CDS encoding ABC transporter substrate-binding protein — its product is MRKKTFFWVTALLISFLGASGLLWAAPAEIKVGSINDMTGATSDVGKDYALGIAEAIAYVNDTGGINGKKVKLFQYDYGYRIPEAVTTYKRFRDFDKVVAVLGWGTGDTEALSPTVTKDKMPYVSASYSAHLTDPKKTPYNLFFASDYSTNARSAITAWFDHVWKKDPKYKDRRDKGEKPRFLCFYAFPTPYASAPIKAIKDQATLLGFEVGPDQDVSLTALDTKSQVLGAKQFKPDLVWHGNTTMSVATALRDAYSLGLGASHIVNNWGFDENLPRLAGPAGEGVMGAAVCAFFGGKAPMMDKIVAYAKKMNPGVPAAKRLIRTVQAWGDVLLLADAMKVADKQGKLTGEGIMKAMETFKNKDLGVGSSPVSFTPTDHRAATGTPIFRIEKGKFVLVETIDLKKRWPDKWEKEWLGW
- a CDS encoding ABC transporter ATP-binding protein, which produces MLKINSVEVKYHEVILVLKGVSIEVPQGGIVALLGANGAGKSTTLKAISGLLKHEDGKVTDGNIMFMGERVDKKNAEEIAKAGIVQVIEGRRVFEHLTVEQNLIVGAHLRRDRGAVREGLEMVYHYFPRLKEKRSETAGFISGGEQQMTVVGRALMANPKLMLLDEPSMGLAPMLIKEIFNIITRLHEESHISILLVEQNAKLALSVAPHAYVMENGRIVMDDTAERLSENPDIKDFYLGLTDLGTRKSFKEVKHYKRRKRWLT
- a CDS encoding AMP-binding protein yields the protein MMIDKKDRYSGFFSKLETMTASERRQFQNRKLKQIIAYAYEKAPAIKKKLDKAKVTPGAIKTVKDLEKLPITEKADLVALQKKNPPFGGLNGVPPEKLRRIFVSPGPIYEPGEMVYEDTRWAQGLYAGGFRAGDICQITFNFQLVPFAFMLDSSLKLLGCRTIPAGVGNTELQVQIMKDLKVTGFLGTPSFLFSAIQKAKEMGLNPKKDLALKAAFVAAEMLPESMRDSLESELGLLIRQSYGTADIGCLGFECVEKNGMHFPDDCIVEIVNPQTGKQLGPGEVGEVVGTCFNKVYPLIRFGTGDLSYLSDEPCPCGRTSPRLVKIVGRVDQVTKVKGMFIHPALVDLVAAKFSDICACQVVVTREGHQDKMTFRAELTQPCSNPDELSMAVGKVIQEILRVRGEVQFLPKGSLAKEAKKIEDKRVWE